In Paracholeplasma morum, the genomic window GTTGGGTTATTCATAAATCCTTCTATAAGGTTATTGGCGATATTGAACGCTTTGTTATAAAGAGCTCTTTTCTTGGGCGTTAAAATCAATATCGAAGCCAAGATTGAAGCAGTTGGATTATAAGGCGTCGTTTCTTTCGGATGTTTCCACCAAACTGCACAAGGAAAATCATTATTGGATTCAATCGTAATTGGCCAGCGATCATTTAATAAGGTTTGATCTAGATACTTTAAAGCTTCTTCAACCATCGGGGATGAAAACTCATCTAAGTTGGAGGCGTTAACACCGAGATCAGTCAATACTTCAAGGGCAACAGACGTTTGAAAAGGGGATGAGTTGGGATTCGTTAAGTCTGGTTCAACCCCATGAAACCCACCATCTTCATTTTGAAATAAAGACAATGAGATAATGGCATTCTCATTAGAATCTCCCATAAAGTGATAGTTGAAGATGGCAACTTCTAAGTCTCTAGCCTGATTATATAATTTATTCTTTATTGCATCAAAATCGATCATCTTTGTCTCCTAACAGTTAAAAAGCACTATTTAGTGCTTTCTTTTTTTAATAAATCTCTAATTTCTTGAAGTAGTTGAATGTCTTCTGGTACAACCACTGGTTTTGGATTTGCTTTTTCAAGTTCTTCTTGGCGTTGTTTTTCTTCAAGAAGTTTGCGTTCTTTTCTAGCTTGTCCTTTAACCAATTGGACAATAAATACATATATAAATAGTGCGATAATTAAAAATTCAAAAGTTACTTGAATGAAGTTACCATAACGCATAGATGCGTAAATTGGTTGGTTGTCTGCATTAACACCAATTTGTCTAATGTTCCAAACCAAGTCTTTGAAATCTGCTTCGCCAGCAAGTGCAGCGATTAAAGGGAAAATAATGTCATTAATCATTGAAGACACAATCTTACCGAAAGCACCACCCATAATGACCCCAATAGCTAAATCAAGAATGTTACCTCTACTAATAAAAGCCTTAAATCCACTAAGAAGTTTCATATTACTGCCCCTTTCACTAACTTATATACTTAATTATATCACTTATTCTTTGAATAACATCCACATTTAGTGCATTTAAACGCTTATTGCTTTGGTGGCCTCCATCAAATAAAACGACTTCAACTCCCATTGCCTTGGCAACCTCATAATCGTGTATCGTATCCCCAATATAGATGACTTCATCTTTGTTAATTTGGTTGTCGTTCATAAACGAAATACCACGTTCAACTTTACCAACTGCTTTGACATTATCTGTTCCAATCACGTAGTCAAAGTACTTTTCAATCTTGAAATGTTTAATTTGTTCTTTCAAGTTATCGGTTTGAGATGCCGACAATAAAACATTTTTCATGTCGTGTGACTTTATGTAACTGAGGGTCTCTATCACATCTTTATGCAATGATTCTTTTAAACTTAAAGGTTGATATAACTCAATAAACCAATTAGACAGTGCATCAAATGAGATATTCTCAAATGAAATGCCTGCTTCTTGATAATAGTCTTTGATTGGAAATCCGAAGATATCTTTATAGTTTTCGACCGTTATCGGTTGTTTATATTGTTGGGCTAACATCTGATTCAATAAATCTAGACAAAGCTCTAAATCATCTAAAATGGTTCCGTTAAAATCCCATATTACGTACTTTTTCATTTGTGATAAGGGTGTCCTTTCAATATTTGAAATGCGCGATAGATTTGTTCTACTAAGATAACGCGCATTAATTGGTGTGGAAATGTCATCTTTGAGAAACTAAGTAAATACTGACATCTATCTTCAACTGCTTTAGTAAATCCATAAGACCCACCAATGATAAAAGTAATATCTTTTTGTTGATAAGTCATAATATGATCGAATTTTTGAGCAAAGGCTTCACTAGATAGAGCGTCACCTTTAATCGCTAATCCGATGCAGTAATCTTGATCTTTAACCTTCTCTAAAATTCTTTTCTCTTCAATGACCATACCTTCTTTATGCTTTTCATCTTGAACTTCGATCATTTCAAACGGATAAGGCATTTGTTTAATATAGTCTTGCATAGCTTGTAACAAATAATTCTGTTTGATTTTTCCAACGCCGATTACAGTGATTTTCATAGTTCAATTACCTCCAAAGGTTCTTGAGAAGCAAAATAGACTTTATAATTATTAATATCTAATTGATGTGCCATAAAGACATCTTCATATGTTTTGTGGATTTTTTCTTTCGTATTACATTCGCTAGAAATATGTGCCATAATAATCGTCTTTGTTTTAGGGCCTACTAGCTGTGACAAATAATAGGCAGAGTCTTCATTAGACAAATGACCTTTTTCAGTTAGAATTCTATGAATCGTATAATAAGGTCGATTAGACTGTTTAAGCAATACTGGATCATGATTCGACTCAAAATAGTAAAGATCACAATTTTTGAGCGGTTCGATATTGGATTCACGGATATAACCTGTATCTGTAATATAGCCGATTTTCTCAGTCTTTGTTTCAAAGATAAATCCCAAAGGTTCAATCGCATCGTGTGATAACGGCAAAGGTGTCACCTTAATACTGCCAAGATTAAAAGGCGAATATGCTTCAATCATTCTTAGATGGTCTCTAATTGTATCATGGTTAAGAAACTTCATCGCTTCAATGGTCCCTTTTGAGGTATATAATGGCACATTGAGTGTTTTAAAAAGCACATTGATTCCTCTAACATGGTCAATATGTTCGTGTGTTAAAAGCACATGTGTCACGTCTTTAATGTTTAAACCTTTAGCTAAAAAAGCATCACTAATACGTTTAAAGGTTACACCTGCATCAATTAATATTTTTACGTTTTCGTGTTCAAGATAGGTTGCATTTCCTGATGAACCACTTGCAATAGAGTATAGTTTCAAAATATCACCAAACCTATTTTAACATGAACCCCTTTTATAACCAATAATATTGTATATTAAGCCTTTTGTGTGAGATTGTGAAAACCAATAAAAACGATTGCAAAGGCCCTATATGTATGTTATATTATTAGTGCTTGTGATTAAAATTCAAGGAGTGAAAAAAGTGAACAAAACTAATCTCATCAAGAAGTTAGCTGCCCTAACATTATTAGTAACAGGTGCACTAACACTCGCTGCATGCGGCGACAAATCATTAAAAACCCCTTATGGAGACCTTAAGGACACTGTCTATTTAAGTGGGGAAGGTTACAGCATCACAGAAAAAGAATTATACGAAGAAATGCGTTTAAGTAGTTCATCTATTTTAATTGAAATGATTGAAAAAGAACTATATAAAGACGAATTAGCTACAATCGAAAGCAACCTTTCAACATACAAGGAAGACTTAGTGAAACTAGCTAACGAAGCAATCTTTGGCATTACTGACTTAGATACACTAAAAAAATTAGATGCTAATGTGATAACTCAAAAAGTGTTATCATTCATTGATTCCTTCTATTTAGTGGGTATTAATATTACAAAAGAAGATATTAATGCGGTCGATTTTGAAAGTCACAGTAGCAAGGTTCTTGACTATTACAAACTAAGTGTTGCGAAAAAGCTTTATGCTAAATCCATCTTAGAAAAAGAAATCGTTGATAAGAATTCAACTAGTTTCATTGATAAAGATAAAGACCTACAAACTTACTTTGCAGCAAACGTTCAAAATGACTATGACATGAGCGCAATCACAATTCGTTTTGCAAACCTTAACGAAGCAAACGCTACATTGCGTCATTTCAGCATTAAAGCACTACGTGGTTTATGGTATCAATTACCAGATCCAAGAAAAGCTGCTTTAAATCCTGATAATGAACTACACAAATATGCGCTAACTGTAATGGCGGATCTTGGTATCGAAAATGATGGTAAAGTTTCTGATAAAGATTACCAAAACTACTACAATGCATACAGCATTAATGATGCTAGATCACCAATTTCTCAAGCAGACATCGCATTAACTGAAGATGAAACATTAAAGAAATTCATTGAAATCTATAACTACATCTACAGTTACCGTGATCCAATTGATACAAACTACACAGTAGAAACATTATTAGCTGATTTGGACAATGTTGAAGTATTAACTAAAAAGTATGAAGATTTCAGTAATACAAGCTTACGTTCATACTTATACCAAACATTAAGCACTGAAGAAGGTCAAACAAGATTTACTTCAAGCCCAAGACAAACAAATAATTACTACCATTTAGTATTTAAACTTAAAGGCCATGACGACCAAGTTAAGACTTGGATGGATGCTGATAAGAAGTTAATCGTTTATACAGAAACTAACGAATTAACTGAAAAAGCACAAGAAATCTATAACAAGGTTATGGAAGCTAAATTAACTAAGAGTTATATTACAGCTAAATCTACTGAAAGACTTAAAGAACAAAACATCGTAATTTATGATGAATTAGTTGAATTATATCTATCTCAAAGTTTAAGCACTGTAAAACTTGCTTCTAAATCAAGTAAAGATGTTGTTGTAAAATACGGAGACCAATCCATTACTGTTCGTAAGTTCTATGAAGAACTAGAAAAGAAATTGGGTGTATCTGTAGCAATCGACTTAGCAATCAAAGAAATTCTAAAAGCTTCTGAATACACAGAAACGATTACAGCTGACAAGCGTAAAGAATTCAAGACAAACATCGAAAACATCATTAAACAATTTGGACAAAACTACTATGCAAGCTCTGGATATCCAGCAGAAATTGGTAGAAAGAATTTCTTAATGTTAGCATTCCGTGCTGAATCAATCGATGAAGCTATTGAAAATGTATTTGTTGCAAGTGCCTTAGAAGAAGCTTACTTAGCAGACTTCGAAAAACACTTCGGAACAGACGTATATTCAAAACTTGTAGGTGTTGCAAACAAACTACAAGACCAATACTTCTCATTAGCAGCTTCTCATTTACTAATTTTCGTTGATATGGATGAAGATGAAAATCCGGATGATCCAAAAGATTTCTTCGAAGAATTATCTGTTGCAAAACAAGATGAAACTAAAGCACTAGTAACTGAATTAATGCAAGTTATCTATGACAGAGCTACTACTTATTCCTCGTTCTCTACTGGTTTATCAGCAATCGTTGATGAATTCAAGACTGCAGGAAGACTTGTACCAGAGTCATGCACAGTTGCTCCACTTGACGTAACTCCAGAATGCCGTTGGGCTAAATACAAAGCTGCTGGTTTAAACATCATGTTTGAACCACTAAATGCTATCACAAATAGTACAAACACACTTGGTTCTAAACAACCACTTGACCAAAAGTTCTATGATAGAGCAGTTGAAGTATATACAAGAGTTAAAGAAGAGTTCTATGACGCAGATAACAAATTCCCATCTCAAGAACTTGACGTTAGACCAACAAATTATGATTCATTATTAGAATCTTCATTCGGATGGCACTTAATTTTAGCAACTGGTGGTCAAGTATCCACTTCAGCTAAATTCACTGCAGCTGATGACACTAAGAAAGAATCCACTGATGAGTATTACATCTACGAACATATTAAATATGAAGACAAAGATGGTAACGAATATTTCTTAAATGCTCATAACGCAAATGATGCTATATCTGTTGATCAAGCTAGAATCTACATCAATGAAATCAAAGATGAATATGGTGTTCAAAACTTACCATCAAAGGTTAAGACAACAATTACATCATACTTCGCTCCAGTTTACACAAAATATGTAGGTGAAAATACTCAATTACACTTACTCTACAAATTATTAGGTACAACAAACTATAACTTTGCTAATGCAGACAATAACGCAAAAGCAGCAAGACTAGTTGAAATTAACCAAGACCAATTCTTCTCATACGACTTCGAAAATGAATCATTCAACGAAGTATATGGCAATTGGTGGACATTATTTGCATAATAATTAAACCCGTCAGCTTGACGGGTTTTTTTTATAGTCGCATTTAGAAGTTAAAAAAAGACCAAAATGAATTGGTCTAGAATTTGTGTTTATATACTCTTGATTTATCTAATACAGGAATCGATTGAGTAAAATCACCTGCATCTGTTTTCGCTAATTCTTCTCCAAGAACAGTGAATTTGGAATCGATCGTATCGATATACCAAATTAAAATTGCTTCAGGCGTCATTGGTTTCTTAGCCGCACCAAAGTTTGGTAAACCATGATGAGATAGTAAGATATGCGTTAACATTAACACTTCTTCCTTATCAACTAAATCAAGTTTACGAGCCATTTCTTTTATCTTCATTGCTCCTAATACTAAGTGACCTACTAACTGGCCTTCTAGGGTGTATTCTCCACCTTCAAATCCATTTAGTTCATCTACTTTACAGATGTCATGTAACAGGATACCAGCAATTAATAAGTCTTTGTTTAAGTATGGATAAATTTCCTTAAAACGCATCGCAATATCGATCATTGTTTTAGTATGATAGGCTAATCCACCGATATATGCATGATGAAATCTTACTGCAGCCGGATACATGTAAAAGCTGTTCTCATATTCTTGATAGACGCCTTTGGTAATTTTTTTGATCGTTTCGTTTTCTAATTGGTCTAGAAAACCTTGAATAGAGTCTTTCAATACTTTCATATCAATTGGGGCATATTCATAAAACGATGCCAGTTCCAACTTAAGTAAAATAGGGTCTTTAATGTGTTCAAATATTCCTACAAAATCAACCACTTTAAGTTGTTCTTTTTCATTATGAGTATAAGTTTCCACGGTAAAATGGTAAGTTTTCCCTAGTTCAAGACGCTTAAGTTGATCTTGATCAAGCTTAAGGTTTTTCTTTTCACCATCTTTAAGTAAGACATTAATATTTTGAAATTCTACTCCCACATTCATGGTTTCTACTTTTGCATTAAATTCCATATTATGCCTCCTTCACGAATAGATAAACACCAGGCGTGTTTACTAGGTAATGATTAACTTTCTCAGATACTCTTTGTTTCCCATCAAATATACATTGATAATGGTCTCCAACCGGGAGTAGTTCGTCTATATATGAGTTCTTGAAGAATACTTTGATCGTTTGATTAAAGCCGGTTAAAACAAATTGAACTGTGGTTGTTTGAACCGATTGTTCAACAATTCTTATTGACTGTTTAATGTCAGTAACTTGACGTAATCTAAATAGTTTATAGTCTTTTCTAATGTTGATTAAATCTTTTACAGATTCGACTAAGTCGATATGTTTTTCTCTTAACGTCCAGTCGACTTGGTTAATAGAATCTGGTGATTTATATGAGTTTTCAACTCCATTTTTGGATCTTAAGAATTCTTGACCTGCATGAATAAATGGAACACCTTGAGATAAAATCACAAAAGCTAATCCTAATCTAGCATAGTCCTTAATCTCTTTTTCGCTCGGATTTTTTAGTAGTACCTTAGCGCGATCATAGAACGTGTGGTTATCATGACATTCGATATAGTTGATCGATTGATTTGGATTAAAGAAACGGTATTGGTCTACAGCGCTTCCTGTAAATAAGTAGAATAAATCTGCATTAGAGACTTTTCCACCAAGGGCAAATCCCAAACTAGAGCTAAATGTTCCACCTTTTATTTGTTCTCTAAAGGCATCATTAAAATGCGCAATATAAGGCATAAATTGTTGGTTTCCCATGTGACTTCTCTTTGTATCAGGTAACGTATTAGCCATAATCCAACCTTCACCATAAACAAATGCACTTGGATCAATGGATTTGACTAATGCATCTACTTTATTCATCGTTTCGATGTCTAAAAGTCCCATCAAATCAAATCTAAACCCATCAATATGGTAAGTATTCATCCACCATTTAATTGAGTTTAGAATAAAGCGTTGCATCATTGGACGTTCACTTGCGATATCATTCCCACAACCTGAAACTTCCGTTCTAATACCTTTAGAATCAAATCGGTAAAAATACCCTGGAACAATCTTTTCAAATGGGAAAGTCCCCATGTCATAAACGTGATTATACACCACATCCATGTTTACTCTTAACCCTGCACCATGATATTCATCGACAAGTTTTCTCAGTTCATTGATTCTTGCGTAAGCATCTTCTGGTGCTTTTGAATACCATCCTTCAGGTACATTATATTGACTTGGATTATATCCCCAGTTATACTCTAAGTCTTTTTCTACTTCATCAGTGCCTTCAAAATCATAAACTGGCATTAATTGCACATGCGTAATTCCAAGGTCTTTAATATGGTTAATACCTTCGTTTGCTAGATCTTCATGCATACCTTCATAAAGCCCCTTATTCAAAGCTTTAGAGGTGCTTGAAATGGTATAGTCCCTTACTGATACTTCATAGATAATCGCATCTACTTTTCTGCCAGAGAACTCTGGCTTAGTGTTTTTAAATGAATAGAACTTGTTAGTATCGACAACAAAGTTATATTCACCGTTTGCGTCAGACGCAATCGCGTAAGGATCAGTTGTAACATTAAATGTTTCATTAACTCTAACACGGTAACGGTACTTATATCCATCTAAGTTTCCAAAGACCGTTAAAGCCCATACACCACGTTCTTGGTATTTTAAATCAATAAATTGTTTGATCCCTTTTAAGTCAATTAGCTCAAGCTCAATTTCTTTAGCTACAGGACTCCACAATTTGAAAGTTGTGCTTATTTCTGTGTAAGTAATCCCAAGATCATCTTCATCATAGTCATACATCATATCGAATAGTTCAGTTCTAACAATACTACCAGTTCTTAAAAACGATTGATTTTTCGCTTCATCAAATATCATGTAGTTTTGATTTAGGTATATGTTATCATTGATTGAACAAGAGTATTTTACTTCTTGTCCAATTAATTCCTTAGTTAAAATGGTTAATGTGATGGTTTGGGATTCATTAACCAAAATGAATTTTTTGTGGTCATTATCTAATCTCTTTGGTACTAAGATACTAATTAAATTGAACCCGTCTAAATAAGAAAAGAAATCACTTTTCATGGTTTGCCTCTTTCTTTAAAACATACGCTTTAATCGAATCATATGTATTCTCAATTTTTTGTTCCAACACTAAAATAGTGAGTTCATCAATATACTTAGATACCCATGCCCCTTGTTTTTTATTTAGAAGTTGAATGAGATCATTTGCTCTAAACTTCAAGTCTAGAGAACTCTTAATTGGTAATGTTTCAAAACGCTTTTCCAAGGCTTGTTTTTGAAAGGGTGTATAATTCAAAAGGAATGAAACCTTATTAGCTAGAAGACAGATTTCTAGGCCATATGTGAATAAATCCACATCGGTTAAAGGTCTTCTCATGTTGACAAGGTGTACAGTTTTCTCGTATTTGTTCTTAGCAACATTAGAGAATTTCCATTCAGAAGGAACGCTTCCGTTTAATGTAAAACATAATGCGAAGAATGTATCGATGAAAAGCGGTTCTTTTTGAGTTTCTACAATATATTTAATCCCTTTATCTAACCCCGGAAGTATCCTTGATATACCGGTTGTATCTAGGGTTTTAAGTGCCTTCAGTTGTTCTTTTTCTTTTAAGATTTTGAGTGTTTCATTTAGCACACGTTCTTTAGCCAAATTATGAATCAACTCTTTTTGCTCTTCCATAGCTGTTCTTGTGTTCTTCTCTATTTGGAAACCGAATTTCGCTTGGAAGTAAACTGCACGTAAGATACGTAAAGCATCTTCATTAAAACGTTCAGTCGGTTCGCCAATGGCTCTAATCATTTTATTCTTTATATCGTCTTTTCCACCAACATGGTCGAATATTTGCATGGCATCATTCATGACCAAACCATTGATGGTAAAATCTCTTCTTTTAACATCTTCTTCAACTGTTAAAACTTCTTCTACAGTTTCAGGATGTCTATTGTCTATGTATACGCCATCTTTACGATAAGTAGTAATTTCTATACTATAGTTTTCGTTTGGAATGCTTACTGTTCCGTATTGAATGCCAGTTGGTTTTGCTTTCTTAAAAACCTTCATTACTTCATGAGGTTTCGCGTTAGTTGTTATATCGATATCATTGCTATCTTTTT contains:
- a CDS encoding HD domain-containing protein, with protein sequence MEFNAKVETMNVGVEFQNINVLLKDGEKKNLKLDQDQLKRLELGKTYHFTVETYTHNEKEQLKVVDFVGIFEHIKDPILLKLELASFYEYAPIDMKVLKDSIQGFLDQLENETIKKITKGVYQEYENSFYMYPAAVRFHHAYIGGLAYHTKTMIDIAMRFKEIYPYLNKDLLIAGILLHDICKVDELNGFEGGEYTLEGQLVGHLVLGAMKIKEMARKLDLVDKEEVLMLTHILLSHHGLPNFGAAKKPMTPEAILIWYIDTIDSKFTVLGEELAKTDAGDFTQSIPVLDKSRVYKHKF
- a CDS encoding MBL fold metallo-hydrolase, producing MKLYSIASGSSGNATYLEHENVKILIDAGVTFKRISDAFLAKGLNIKDVTHVLLTHEHIDHVRGINVLFKTLNVPLYTSKGTIEAMKFLNHDTIRDHLRMIEAYSPFNLGSIKVTPLPLSHDAIEPLGFIFETKTEKIGYITDTGYIRESNIEPLKNCDLYYFESNHDPVLLKQSNRPYYTIHRILTEKGHLSNEDSAYYLSQLVGPKTKTIIMAHISSECNTKEKIHKTYEDVFMAHQLDINNYKVYFASQEPLEVIEL
- a CDS encoding HAD family hydrolase, with protein sequence MKKYVIWDFNGTILDDLELCLDLLNQMLAQQYKQPITVENYKDIFGFPIKDYYQEAGISFENISFDALSNWFIELYQPLSLKESLHKDVIETLSYIKSHDMKNVLLSASQTDNLKEQIKHFKIEKYFDYVIGTDNVKAVGKVERGISFMNDNQINKDEVIYIGDTIHDYEVAKAMGVEVVLFDGGHQSNKRLNALNVDVIQRISDIIKYIS
- the rlmH gene encoding 23S rRNA (pseudouridine(1915)-N(3))-methyltransferase RlmH: MKITVIGVGKIKQNYLLQAMQDYIKQMPYPFEMIEVQDEKHKEGMVIEEKRILEKVKDQDYCIGLAIKGDALSSEAFAQKFDHIMTYQQKDITFIIGGSYGFTKAVEDRCQYLLSFSKMTFPHQLMRVILVEQIYRAFQILKGHPYHK
- the pulA gene encoding type I pullulanase yields the protein MKSDFFSYLDGFNLISILVPKRLDNDHKKFILVNESQTITLTILTKELIGQEVKYSCSINDNIYLNQNYMIFDEAKNQSFLRTGSIVRTELFDMMYDYDEDDLGITYTEISTTFKLWSPVAKEIELELIDLKGIKQFIDLKYQERGVWALTVFGNLDGYKYRYRVRVNETFNVTTDPYAIASDANGEYNFVVDTNKFYSFKNTKPEFSGRKVDAIIYEVSVRDYTISSTSKALNKGLYEGMHEDLANEGINHIKDLGITHVQLMPVYDFEGTDEVEKDLEYNWGYNPSQYNVPEGWYSKAPEDAYARINELRKLVDEYHGAGLRVNMDVVYNHVYDMGTFPFEKIVPGYFYRFDSKGIRTEVSGCGNDIASERPMMQRFILNSIKWWMNTYHIDGFRFDLMGLLDIETMNKVDALVKSIDPSAFVYGEGWIMANTLPDTKRSHMGNQQFMPYIAHFNDAFREQIKGGTFSSSLGFALGGKVSNADLFYLFTGSAVDQYRFFNPNQSINYIECHDNHTFYDRAKVLLKNPSEKEIKDYARLGLAFVILSQGVPFIHAGQEFLRSKNGVENSYKSPDSINQVDWTLREKHIDLVESVKDLINIRKDYKLFRLRQVTDIKQSIRIVEQSVQTTTVQFVLTGFNQTIKVFFKNSYIDELLPVGDHYQCIFDGKQRVSEKVNHYLVNTPGVYLFVKEA
- the mscL gene encoding large conductance mechanosensitive channel protein MscL, with the protein product MKLLSGFKAFISRGNILDLAIGVIMGGAFGKIVSSMINDIIFPLIAALAGEADFKDLVWNIRQIGVNADNQPIYASMRYGNFIQVTFEFLIIALFIYVFIVQLVKGQARKERKLLEEKQRQEELEKANPKPVVVPEDIQLLQEIRDLLKKESTK
- a CDS encoding CCA tRNA nucleotidyltransferase yields the protein MATIKDAMYVLRALKKSGYEAFFVGGCVRDYLMKKDSNDIDITTNAKPHEVMKVFKKAKPTGIQYGTVSIPNENYSIEITTYRKDGVYIDNRHPETVEEVLTVEEDVKRRDFTINGLVMNDAMQIFDHVGGKDDIKNKMIRAIGEPTERFNEDALRILRAVYFQAKFGFQIEKNTRTAMEEQKELIHNLAKERVLNETLKILKEKEQLKALKTLDTTGISRILPGLDKGIKYIVETQKEPLFIDTFFALCFTLNGSVPSEWKFSNVAKNKYEKTVHLVNMRRPLTDVDLFTYGLEICLLANKVSFLLNYTPFQKQALEKRFETLPIKSSLDLKFRANDLIQLLNKKQGAWVSKYIDELTILVLEQKIENTYDSIKAYVLKKEANHEK